Proteins encoded in a region of the Moritella marina ATCC 15381 genome:
- the queG gene encoding tRNA epoxyqueuosine(34) reductase QueG, with protein MPPIDYQQLTQQIKAWGAELGFQQVGIADTDLSTYEPHFQTWLDNGYHADMDYMSRYGTMRTHPEELYPGTIRVISVRMDYLPPDALMATTLKQKDKGYISRYALGRDYHKIVRKRLKKLGDKISEHCESLDARPFVDTGPLLERPLAEKAGLGWTGKHSLILNKEAGSWFFLGEILINLPLPVDKPIENQCGKCTACLQICPTQAIVAPYSVDANRCISYLTIELFGAIPEQYRSLIGNRIYGCDDCQLICPWNRFAAITGEQDFHPRSNLHSPDLLALYAWDETYFLKQTEGSPIRRIGHERWLRNISVALGNAAYSAEIIEALTAKFAETTEMVQEHITWALQQQRAKAENIIPVLQIDKTKDKLIRMVEKALPRDA; from the coding sequence ATGCCTCCGATAGACTATCAACAACTTACGCAACAAATTAAAGCCTGGGGGGCAGAACTTGGTTTCCAACAAGTCGGGATCGCAGACACTGATTTATCAACTTACGAACCACACTTTCAAACCTGGTTAGATAATGGCTATCATGCCGACATGGATTATATGTCACGCTACGGTACCATGCGAACGCATCCAGAGGAGCTCTATCCTGGCACAATTCGTGTTATTTCTGTGCGTATGGATTACCTGCCACCCGATGCATTAATGGCAACGACTTTAAAGCAAAAAGATAAAGGCTATATTAGCCGTTATGCACTTGGTCGCGATTACCACAAAATTGTACGTAAACGCTTAAAAAAACTCGGTGATAAAATCAGTGAACACTGCGAAAGCCTTGATGCTCGACCTTTTGTTGATACCGGTCCTTTACTTGAACGACCACTCGCAGAAAAAGCAGGATTAGGTTGGACGGGTAAACATTCATTAATTTTAAACAAGGAAGCCGGTTCATGGTTTTTCCTTGGCGAAATATTAATAAACCTACCACTACCTGTTGATAAACCTATTGAAAATCAATGTGGTAAATGTACAGCGTGTTTGCAGATTTGTCCAACACAAGCCATTGTCGCGCCTTATAGTGTCGATGCTAATCGCTGTATTTCTTACCTCACAATCGAGTTGTTTGGTGCGATACCAGAGCAATATAGAAGTTTAATCGGTAATCGTATCTACGGTTGTGATGATTGCCAATTAATCTGCCCATGGAATCGTTTTGCCGCCATTACAGGCGAGCAGGATTTCCACCCGAGATCAAACCTGCATTCACCCGACTTATTGGCGCTGTATGCATGGGATGAAACTTACTTCCTCAAACAAACGGAAGGTTCACCGATCCGCCGTATTGGTCATGAACGCTGGTTACGCAATATTTCAGTCGCACTGGGTAATGCCGCTTATTCAGCAGAAATAATTGAGGCGTTAACAGCTAAGTTCGCAGAAACAACAGAGATGGTACAAGAACATATCACTTGGGCACTGCAACAACAGCGCGCTAAAGCAGAGAATATCATTCCAGTATTACAGATCGATAAGACCAAAGACAAGCTAATTAGAATGGTAGAAAAAGCACTACCACGTGATGCTTAA
- a CDS encoding cation:proton antiporter encodes MSVYSTLCFLAAIAIFIAFINSKIGKMQTTIAITAGSIILSLGIVVAGQSGWFHLEAIAAEQLNNINFESFLLKGILGFLLFAGGLGIKLGHMKDQKWEITVLALVATLFSTAFIGGVLWGFCQLIGIPLDFIYCLLFGALISPTDPIAVLAIVKNLDAPQRISTQIEGESLFNDGFGLVIFMTLFTVAFGTEVPTVSSVTQLFLHEAIGGILYGFALGLIFHYLISSTNDHSMELLLTIAIPTAGYVFADIIHVSGPLAMVVAGIMIGNWTRQKGFSPESEYHLDHFWELVDEFLNGILFLLIGMAMLLFSFHKEDWILMVFAIPLVLVARYLSVKFSYLFFNRFRSYNPLSVTILTWGGLRGGLALAMALAIPAGVYVIPDKNIDVREIILVMTYSVVVFSILVQGSTITGLIHKAKAWEAEQLVKKSEAESVATQSNEAVDKTDK; translated from the coding sequence ATGTCGGTGTACAGTACCTTATGTTTTCTCGCAGCAATAGCCATTTTTATTGCGTTTATTAATAGCAAAATTGGCAAGATGCAAACCACTATTGCGATCACTGCGGGATCAATAATACTGTCTTTGGGTATTGTGGTTGCGGGTCAAAGCGGCTGGTTTCATTTAGAAGCAATCGCCGCAGAGCAATTAAATAATATCAACTTCGAAAGCTTTTTATTAAAAGGCATCTTAGGTTTCTTATTGTTTGCTGGCGGACTCGGTATTAAGCTTGGGCACATGAAAGATCAGAAGTGGGAGATCACTGTCTTAGCGCTAGTCGCTACTTTATTCTCAACAGCCTTTATTGGTGGCGTGTTATGGGGATTCTGTCAACTTATTGGTATTCCATTAGATTTCATTTATTGCTTATTATTCGGTGCACTTATTTCGCCTACGGATCCGATCGCGGTATTGGCGATTGTGAAAAATTTGGATGCACCACAGCGAATTTCAACGCAGATTGAGGGGGAGTCATTATTTAATGATGGTTTTGGTCTCGTGATTTTTATGACGCTGTTTACTGTTGCCTTTGGTACTGAAGTGCCAACGGTGAGTAGTGTGACTCAGTTGTTCTTACATGAGGCGATTGGCGGTATTCTTTATGGCTTTGCGCTTGGCTTAATATTCCATTACTTAATCAGCTCGACGAATGATCACTCGATGGAACTGTTGTTGACGATAGCTATTCCTACTGCGGGTTATGTGTTTGCTGACATTATTCATGTGTCAGGCCCATTAGCGATGGTGGTTGCCGGTATCATGATTGGTAACTGGACGCGTCAAAAAGGTTTCTCTCCAGAAAGTGAGTACCACCTAGATCATTTCTGGGAATTAGTGGATGAATTCCTTAATGGTATTTTATTCTTATTGATTGGTATGGCGATGTTGCTGTTTAGCTTTCATAAAGAAGATTGGATCTTGATGGTATTTGCGATCCCACTTGTATTAGTGGCGCGTTATTTAAGTGTGAAATTCTCTTATTTATTCTTTAACCGTTTTCGCAGTTATAACCCACTATCAGTGACGATCCTGACTTGGGGTGGATTACGTGGTGGTTTAGCACTCGCGATGGCCCTGGCCATTCCGGCAGGTGTATACGTTATTCCAGATAAAAATATCGATGTGCGAGAAATTATTTTGGTGATGACATATTCGGTTGTGGTGTTCTCTATTTTGGTACAAGGCTCGACGATCACTGGCTTGATCCATAAAGCCAAAGCGTGGGAAGCAGAGCAACTTGTCAAGAAATCTGAGGCTGAAAGCGTCGCAACGCAAAGTAATGAGGCTGTTGATAAAACGGATAAATAG
- a CDS encoding DUF4442 domain-containing protein — MKAANKLSKIVKKVTLLPKGCHAPALSLVFGKVIKFAGTSKVRVEKLDFSGSKLSLKNRKRVQNHIGGVHAAAMALLGESATGFLIGMHVPDNRIPLLKNMNIDYVRRAAGDLTAVATLTDEQINHIRNTEKGDISVPVVITDSEGNQPINAEFIWAWVPKKR, encoded by the coding sequence ATGAAAGCCGCTAATAAACTCAGTAAAATCGTTAAGAAAGTAACGCTACTGCCGAAAGGTTGCCATGCACCTGCATTATCTTTGGTCTTTGGCAAAGTCATTAAATTTGCTGGTACATCAAAAGTACGTGTTGAAAAATTAGATTTTTCGGGTTCTAAACTGAGCTTGAAAAACCGTAAGCGCGTACAAAATCACATTGGTGGTGTACATGCAGCTGCAATGGCGCTACTCGGCGAATCTGCAACGGGTTTCTTGATTGGTATGCACGTACCTGACAACCGAATTCCATTATTAAAAAATATGAATATTGATTATGTTCGTCGCGCTGCAGGTGATTTAACCGCTGTCGCTACCTTGACGGATGAACAGATTAATCATATTCGTAATACCGAGAAGGGAGATATATCTGTGCCTGTCGTGATCACTGACAGTGAAGGTAATCAACCAATTAATGCTGAATTCATTTGGGCTTGGGTGCCGAAAAAACGTTAA
- the orn gene encoding oligoribonuclease → MQLADNAAQFNENNLVWIDLEMTGLDPEKCLIIEIATIVTDSELNILAEGPVLAIHQNKTELDKMDEWCTTHHTDSGLVKRVLASDVTEEEAVARTLAFLDKWVPAGKSPLCGNSIGQDRRFLVKYMPELNDYFHYRNVDVSTIKELGRRWCPEVVSSFHKQGLHLALDDIRESIGELQHYRQHMFKI, encoded by the coding sequence ATGCAACTTGCCGACAACGCTGCGCAGTTTAATGAAAATAATTTAGTTTGGATTGACCTAGAAATGACAGGTCTTGATCCAGAAAAATGTCTGATCATTGAAATTGCTACTATCGTCACTGATAGTGAATTGAATATTCTTGCAGAAGGACCTGTATTAGCTATCCATCAAAATAAAACCGAACTGGATAAGATGGATGAGTGGTGTACAACGCATCATACTGATTCAGGCTTGGTTAAACGTGTATTAGCGAGTGATGTCACTGAAGAGGAGGCTGTTGCGCGAACATTAGCATTCTTAGACAAATGGGTACCGGCTGGTAAATCACCTTTATGTGGTAACAGTATTGGTCAAGATCGCCGTTTCTTAGTGAAATACATGCCGGAATTAAATGATTATTTCCATTACCGTAATGTCGATGTGAGCACGATTAAAGAATTAGGTCGCCGTTGGTGCCCTGAGGTTGTATCTAGTTTCCATAAGCAAGGTTTGCATTTAGCACTGGATGATATTCGCGAATCAATTGGTGAATTACAGCATTACCGCCAACATATGTTTAAAATTTAA
- the rsgA gene encoding small ribosomal subunit biogenesis GTPase RsgA, which produces MAKKKHLTQGQIRRVRSNQTKRLEKQDTKEWDDALLGKKQEGVIISRFGQHADVEDENGVIHRCNLRRSIASLVTGDRVVWRLGNEQLQGISGIIEAVHERRTVLTRPDFYDGIKPIAANIDQIVIVSSVVPEFSTNIIDRYIVAAEDVKIRPVILLNKIDLLSQDELFTINRQLQTYRDIGYEVWQVSSLEGNGLSELQHLLKDNTTIFVGQSGVGKSSLVNALMPELDVEVGDVSEKSGLGTHTTTTARLYHFPSGGDLIDSPGVREFSLWHMKAEEIANGFIEFRDFLGECRFRDCKHKNDPGCALQDAIKQGKIKKIRFDNYLRILETMLDNRPTRHVPVRK; this is translated from the coding sequence GTGGCTAAAAAGAAACATTTAACCCAAGGTCAAATACGTCGTGTACGTAGCAACCAGACTAAACGTCTAGAAAAGCAAGATACTAAAGAATGGGATGACGCACTTCTCGGTAAAAAACAAGAAGGTGTGATCATTAGCCGTTTTGGTCAACATGCTGATGTAGAAGATGAGAATGGTGTGATCCACCGTTGTAATCTACGTCGTTCTATTGCAAGTTTAGTGACTGGCGACCGTGTAGTTTGGCGCTTAGGTAATGAACAGCTACAAGGCATTTCAGGTATTATCGAAGCGGTGCATGAACGCAGGACTGTATTAACACGTCCTGATTTCTACGATGGTATTAAACCTATTGCTGCCAATATCGATCAAATAGTGATCGTATCTTCAGTAGTACCTGAATTTTCGACTAATATTATTGACCGTTATATCGTCGCTGCCGAAGATGTAAAAATTCGCCCCGTGATCTTATTAAACAAAATTGATTTATTAAGCCAAGATGAATTGTTTACCATTAACCGTCAATTACAAACTTATCGTGATATCGGTTATGAAGTATGGCAAGTATCCTCTCTCGAAGGTAATGGCTTGTCTGAGTTACAACATCTATTAAAAGATAATACCACTATCTTTGTTGGTCAATCAGGCGTTGGTAAATCATCACTGGTGAATGCATTAATGCCTGAACTCGACGTCGAAGTAGGTGATGTATCAGAAAAGTCAGGTTTAGGGACGCACACAACAACGACGGCACGTTTATATCACTTCCCATCAGGTGGTGACTTAATTGACTCACCAGGTGTACGTGAATTTTCACTATGGCACATGAAAGCCGAAGAGATCGCTAACGGATTTATTGAATTCCGAGATTTCTTAGGTGAATGTCGTTTCCGCGATTGTAAACATAAAAACGATCCAGGTTGTGCACTGCAAGATGCGATAAAACAAGGCAAGATCAAAAAAATACGCTTTGATAACTACCTACGCATCTTGGAAACCATGCTAGATAATCGCCCAACTCGTCATGTACCAGTGCGTAAATAA
- the asd gene encoding archaetidylserine decarboxylase (Phosphatidylserine decarboxylase is synthesized as a single chain precursor. Generation of the pyruvoyl active site from a Ser is coupled to cleavage of a Gly-Ser bond between the larger (beta) and smaller (alpha chains). It is an integral membrane protein.) translates to MLDKLKVIAQYCFPQHGLSRLIGLFAAGAHGKVTTNVITWFIKRYNVNMDEAKHSDPGHFQTFNDFFTRELKEGVRPINTDDNMLCQPVDGAVSQAGPITQGRIVQAKGHDYSVCELLGGDRQLANKFEEGDFATVYLSPRDYHRIHMPITGTLKEMIFAPGDLFSVNPLTAQNVPNLFARNERAIAIFDTEVGPFAMVLVGATIVASIETIWHGTVAPSKNKEIVRWTYENQAPIVIEKGAEMGRFKLGSTIVAVFAKDAIEFVDELQPTTPTIMGEAFARIKAK, encoded by the coding sequence GTGCTAGACAAGCTTAAAGTTATTGCCCAATACTGCTTTCCTCAACACGGTTTATCTCGTCTTATTGGTTTATTTGCTGCCGGCGCGCATGGCAAAGTAACCACTAATGTGATCACGTGGTTTATCAAGCGTTACAATGTGAACATGGATGAAGCAAAGCATTCAGATCCTGGACACTTCCAAACATTCAACGACTTCTTTACACGTGAATTAAAAGAAGGCGTACGCCCAATTAATACTGACGACAACATGTTATGTCAACCAGTAGACGGCGCAGTCAGCCAAGCAGGTCCAATTACGCAAGGCCGTATTGTGCAAGCTAAAGGTCATGACTACAGTGTTTGTGAATTATTAGGTGGCGATCGTCAACTTGCTAACAAATTTGAAGAAGGTGATTTTGCCACAGTCTATTTATCGCCACGTGATTATCACCGTATTCACATGCCAATTACGGGTACGTTAAAAGAAATGATTTTTGCTCCGGGAGATCTGTTTTCAGTTAACCCGTTGACGGCACAAAATGTACCGAATCTATTTGCCCGTAACGAACGTGCTATCGCTATCTTTGATACCGAAGTTGGCCCGTTTGCAATGGTATTAGTTGGCGCGACAATCGTGGCTTCAATTGAGACAATTTGGCACGGCACTGTCGCACCATCAAAAAATAAAGAGATCGTACGCTGGACGTATGAAAACCAAGCGCCAATCGTGATTGAAAAAGGTGCGGAAATGGGTCGCTTTAAACTGGGTTCAACTATCGTTGCCGTGTTTGCTAAAGACGCAATTGAATTTGTTGATGAATTACAACCAACAACGCCAACGATAATGGGTGAAGCATTCGCTCGTATCAAAGCTAAATAA
- a CDS encoding DMT family transporter: MEQRKQGLWALHSATLLLGGTTLFSKLISLSALDITIIRCVIAATVLCLLLKVTKQRLRLNSFADYGWALLLATLVGAHWVTFFLGMQLSTIAIGLIAFYTYPVMTVFLEPLFNKEKIQFQDIISACVVLAGISLLVPELSLENEVTLGIISGISSAFLFTLRNILYKRKLSHYSGPHTMFYQTLLTACMLSPFLGVELADINNDNWTLLVVLGICFTAMPHTLLVTALRHLKAKTVGLISCLQPLYGSLLAIPFLGEIPNTTTIIGGVLVVSAALFETWNAGKK, translated from the coding sequence ATGGAACAACGTAAACAAGGCCTTTGGGCACTTCACTCGGCAACGCTATTACTTGGCGGCACCACCTTATTTTCCAAACTAATCTCATTAAGCGCGCTTGATATCACCATCATTCGCTGCGTGATTGCGGCGACGGTGCTGTGTTTATTGCTAAAAGTAACCAAACAGCGCCTACGATTAAATTCCTTCGCTGATTATGGTTGGGCGCTCTTACTCGCCACATTAGTAGGGGCACACTGGGTAACCTTCTTTCTCGGTATGCAATTGTCGACCATTGCGATAGGTCTAATCGCTTTCTATACTTACCCTGTCATGACGGTGTTTTTAGAACCACTCTTTAATAAAGAAAAAATTCAATTTCAGGATATTATTTCAGCATGTGTGGTGTTAGCCGGCATCAGTTTGTTAGTACCTGAACTGTCGTTAGAGAATGAAGTAACACTCGGGATCATCAGCGGTATTAGCTCTGCCTTTCTGTTTACTTTAAGGAATATTCTCTACAAACGTAAGCTCTCGCACTACAGTGGTCCCCACACAATGTTTTATCAAACATTATTAACCGCATGTATGCTTTCCCCATTTTTGGGTGTAGAATTAGCGGATATAAATAATGACAATTGGACGTTATTAGTTGTGCTAGGAATTTGTTTTACCGCAATGCCACACACACTACTAGTGACAGCATTACGCCACCTAAAAGCCAAAACAGTCGGTCTTATCTCCTGTTTACAGCCACTTTATGGTAGCTTGCTCGCGATCCCTTTCTTAGGTGAAATACCCAATACAACAACTATCATAGGTGGTGTACTCGTGGTATCAGCCGCCCTTTTTGAAACATGGAATGCAGGAAAAAAATAG